AAAGAGATGGTTAATTTGTCAAATCAATATATGATTGGGTTAGTTAAAAGTAAGTATCGgaaaaaataaaccctaaaaattgTGGAGTGTCATCAACTCATCATATGCATTGACTCTTTGAAAAGATCACTCTAGTTTTTCTTGCCTTTCTCAATGGTTGGCAAACTATGGTAGAAATTCCTGCATGCTTTATCTGCttctatattataataatttggttactatcataatattatgaactAGGTATTgactttaatttttacatttcatCATATTAAACTAGTTCCCTTTAGCCGTTGCTGAAGGCTTTGTGTCACTTCCTTGGAGAAAAATTAGCTTGAAAAATCTCATTGCTATTAGGTAAAAGGCTTAACAGCATTAAATTGAGTAGAGATATGCAGCTGAGTCCTCTTTAGCTGTTAGTAAATGCTTTGGGTGACTGCCATTGGGGTTCTACATGATGATACTTAGCACCGTGGTCAAAAGGTAATTTTTAAACATAGGGAAGAGTACATGGTGTTCCATTTTTGCTATTCTGATTTTTACTGATGTCATTGATTTCAGGCAGGACTTGTTCTGATGATTTGAAACTCTTACACCCTATTACTGTAAGGTTGCATCTAGCTACTGTTGATCAGTTGGTGTTTCTACAAAAAAATCTGAGGGGCTACATTGAAGTGAATGCTGCTAACCTTTACCAGCAACGGGCAAGGTCTAAACTCTCAGAACCTCATTGTTTCTCTAAAGTAGaccatttatgttttttttgaaGAGCAACTATTTATCCAATGCTAGTTCCTACTATTTTTTCCTTAACAaagatattttaaaaatgaaaatcaaataaCGTAAATTTGATTATGCATTTATCCTATTATACATCTATGTTGTGATGCTGATGAAAAAAAACCTTTTACAACAAATGTACTTATAAATACTTCATACAAAAACAAATAAGATTATAGTCAAAATAACAATgttcaaatattaaaaactaagagattttgggttaaaattttaataagcgtttttttttctagatttggTTTGTCTTCAAAATTAGTTGGATTGTCTTCAGTTGCCTTTTCCTTAAGGAATTACTTAACATGCCTTTTAGTAATTCTTGtagcttctattttttttatcattttatttgtttattcccaCCTGTTATTagcaaatataattaatattataccaatcattaaatgttgtttatttttagaaCTCATTTGATTGTTTTGTCGACCAAAAATAGACTTCTATTCTTCAAATGCAATGAGTAGGGAAGTCTCTCGACATTATTAGAGATCAATCCCAAGCATCTCCAAATAAACCCTCAAGAAAACATTCCCAATTCAATCAaggtatgaataagtatgaataagtatgaattaattttattaccatgtagcttgcttgtccattaaaattacaacaatagttgaccttctctccaaccttattttaaatattttaaagattcaaagtatataggctggaaacctgatgggttgccttatatcgagctgtaagatataatggatcctccctaggtgtaacaacgccacgtatgatgaatcttaaaagtatcaaaaagacttgaaaaaagttctatcgtgctcatttactattgaatatttatataaccttaataccttgcttgtccattaaaattacaacaatagctgaccttctctccaaccttattttaaagattcaaagtatataggctggaaacctaacgggttgccttatatcgagctgtaagatataatggatcctccctagttgtaacaacgccacgtatgatgaatcttaaaaaattcaaaaagacttgaaaaaagttctatcgagctcatttactattgaatatttatataaccttaatttattttcaatttacttataaaaattaaactacgattcttttttgatattattatattcaaattactattttttatattaataatgtttgattttaatatttaatatttttaaaggtatttgtacaaaaaaaagatttcaaaaaaagTTTTATGGAGCTTATAAATAATTCTATCGACcttaaaaaagatttaaaaatttcAACGACTGAAGGGCcacttataaataattttatcaatataataatattgatcattttttaaatatattataatataaaaattaaactatgattctttttgatattattatattcaaattacaattgttttatataaataatgtttgattttaatatttaataattttaaatgtctttaaaagttataactatttttatcaaaatagtattaatattgatcattacttaaataaattacataacttacataactcatataacttacataatttacataacaacttacataactcacataacttacataatttacataactcacataacgtacataacaacttacataacttaactaatacatgtagtttaatctaataatttccttaaaagcatataatttaaagttcaaatttcataacttacataatatacataacttacataaaacataaaaatatatcatatcaagacttacataataaacaacttacccgtgtaacttgttgccaactttagacttcaacaactacgaaatggataggacttggatgaatttctcaagggcaagcaacaagtatcaaaatggagtgcaatcttttttagattttgcatttcacaattaaagccaagagaatatgattctttgcccgtgtaagaagtgtgacaatatctattggcattatcgtgaagttgtctacgaacatctaattgttgatggctttattcggaggtataaaaaatggattttccatggaaaGTGTACACCTAGTGGAGCCTCTTCGACGATTAATTCGGGTTATCCTTATAGTGGTTATCGTCAGtatgttagagaagatgacatggaaggtatgatgcgggatgcatttaatatacGGAGTGAAGGTTTCCAATCATTTCCACTAAACTATGTTACATCCGATGATTATAATATCAGTGGGAATACTTCTATGGAAATGAGAAGAAGTGTACCGGATGAACAACcgaatgaagaagcggcgaagttctacatgttacttggtgaaatgaatgaagaactttatgagggatcaaaaaTTTCGAAAATGTCATTCTGTATTCACCTTttccacttaaaatgtttgggagggtggaccggaaactctttgacaatgctgttagagcttttgagagaaatgtttttgtttacaaaaatccctcaatcatgtaaagacatgaagaaagtgataaaagatttgggccttgggtacaacaaaattcatagttgcccaaatgattgcatgttgtattggggtgatcagagaaatcaacagtcttgtcatgtttgtggtaaatctcgttggatgaatagagaTGCAGAAGATGTTAATGAGGATGAATATGAGCCACAGTCAATAAGGAAGCTGAACAAGATTTTGCGATATTTCCCGCTAATCCCAAGGCTTCAAAGgttattcatgtcgtcaaagacagccgagtttatgacgtggcatcatgatcaacgaacggatgatggattattaaggcatcctgcagATTCTTTAGCGTGgtaatcatttgacaataaattttcaagctttgcaagtgatcctcgGAGTGTAAGGCTTGGGTTAGCATCTTacggatttaatccttttagaaTCATGAGCacctcgtacagtacttggcctgtggtccttgttccttataatttgcctccatggctctgcatgaagcaatcttctttgatattatctatgattatcctcGGAGAGAAAGGCCCCgaaaatgatattgacatatatctgcagccacttattgaagagttaaaacaattatgggcgggTGTTGAGATGTATGATGTATtaagaaaggagaacttttaccTACATGCTGCTTTgctgtggacaattaatgattttcCGGCATATGTgaatttatctggttggagtaccagAGGACGTTATGCTTGCCCTTGTTGTGCTGCTCAAACGTGTTCacagtggttatataatgggaagaagttctgctATATTGGGGATCATCAgtggttatgtaacaccccgtacccgagaccgttgctggagtcgaacacaaggtgttaacggacttaattcatttattaacaccgttcattttaaaatttccagacaagctggccaactgcatctcagtcactttaaaaatcatatcttgagttccaaaacttgaaaactgattccgtaaatttttcctgaaactagactcatatgtccatctacaaatttttttctagaattttttgttgggccaattagtacagtttattagttaaattctcccctgtttcagggttcgactactctaaccttcatgcattacgacttagatatctccctgtacagggcttcaatacttatgccgtttgtttctaaagaaaccagactcgaaaaggaatctgtacatatagggcatgacttctaattatctctgattaatttatagtgaatttccaaagtcagaacaggggatacaGAAAtagctctggccctatttcacaaaaacttaaacatctcataaaatacggctcatatgatcgtttcgttactttcatatgaaagaagattcatcaaggttcgattacataatttattcactatttaattccattcttactatttttagtgatttttccaacttacatcactgctgctgtcagcatctattttaaggtaaattttacctatttcataatttttccatgaatcaaatagcaaatagacatacattattatcaagggtaattcCGATTAGCCACGACGTACGTAgaaccaataggaccatgattggccattccaatggctagtcattaccaaacatttccacaccacttaataaccatatcataagaccataatgttatacttcgaaatatacaagccattttcgcatggctatagaATACACATTACAAatgggtacttaattaacaacaagggtcagccctatacatgccattttcaaaattgaactaaaagagtaccaaaagtggtttagatagtgtggatgacttcgactttgatactcccgagtccgatagctgacgaaccaaaatctataaaacagagaatcaaagaaacggaataagcatttaatgcttagtaagtttgagtaatgaaattagttttgactaaagtataacattcatatggctaaatgaataacttcatatatgcacattctcataatcatacttacttcacgcttcaatcaacatattcatacacaaggtatcaaacctaactaaaggccgaaagttcATTAATCAATTCaatgaatactatttaaaacgaatcgacttttctgatgcatatacgaaacgtaccttaccgtttggattttatgagcgtattaattgaaattattacagcaagatctctcacttccaaacccaagtatcttcgggatttagccggatataaaaactcgcacaaatgccttcgggtcttagcccggatatagcaactcgcacaaatgccttcgggtcttagcccggatataatcactagcataaatgccttcgagacatagCCCAGAtttagcaactcgcacgaatgccttcggatcttagtccggttatcatccgaataatcatgcacatatgttcacaaatcataacacatctttatttcgttttcattactagaactcagacacaaggcacttatctaccattaccattttcagctcaataaccacatacaaagagcatggttttgattcgctatataacatgatctaatcgaatcataatctaagttccattactcgaaaacttacctcggatgttgtcgaacgatttcaacggctattcgatcaccttttcctttcctttatcggatttagttcccctttgctcttgagcttaatttaaaacaatggaattcatttaatttcaaatcaaataggtGATTTAATATAACACATGTATATTATAAGGTTGAGGTGCATATGACTTAATGGTTAACTATCAAACAccatacgcatatatatatactctagTCATACACAACTCGACAtcttacttaggcattaacaactttatagatatatgcatatctatgttaaggccgaatatatatatttaacacattctacaaatatggttatttaTGATGACTAAGCACCATTTTATCTCAAGTTATACTTATAAGCACATCCATCCAAATACATTCGTACTTAAACATCATTCCGTCCTAACACTCATATTACatctataaaactacaagccgaatatccCTATACTCacatcacttaaacatcaaccctcaatttctttgacaaagcacatttccgaaaatgataaggcaatataacagcttttaatccaacttataattcatacatatcacattccaagcatttactctattctatcacttaaaatacacacattactcaataacttcctagttcaaattcggcaactacaccaattcactagatgatttattattattattgttcatttattcaaactacttacaatttccttaaactatcacaattaacaaccatttatctccttcattttctaccatggctgaatgttataacccaagccacacatattgttcctcaaggccctccaatgaccacattcggcacctccttaagaacaacccaatttcaaccttcaagaaagaagaaaaaaaatatatgtactaagagcttcaaactacttggccgaatatcaaacttCCAATCAATCAAAACttaatccatggaatgaatagaacttgaactaaccaccttctttatacataattttccaagaatttcaaggtacttacctcttcctaatcctcatccaagccgaacatgaagcaagagaactcctttcttcttttttcctcaagttacggcaactttggtttctccttccactcccctcatattttattattcttcccacaacatattaacacaaaatgtttataatatgttttaccccatagcatgtccggccaccatctagatttttggctaatttgacatgcaaacccatcatttatacaacatgcattaataggtccttatagattaacctatcacatttcaaaagtgtcacacataagtcctattactaaattcacatgcaatcgactaaatcgaagcttaaaactttcacacattcatattcacatattttagacaataaatatcatattcaaatactttgttgactcggtttagcggtcccgaaaccactttccgactagggtcactttagggctgtcacaggttagatgaaaatcatagCTATAGATTTCAGAGGGCTTTCCCAAGGTCTGAatcgagtagtaaaaagatatagtggcttcatcatgaatggattcagatttcataccaaatatcgcgagagattgaggaaaactaaaaattatggagtagttgttaattctttaattacaagttacgctagtgctagggacagtaatcctgtcgagggaaatgtggagtattacggacttctaactgacattattgagttggattactatggaaaatggaaagttgtcttatttcgatgtgattgggctgatgctaatactgctcgcggaattaaaaatgatcagtttggttttacaatggtgaatttctctcgattaattcacactggaGAACATTTGATAggcgagccgtatgtattttcttctcaagttaaacaagttttttactcgaaagatccaattgataaggattggtacgttgtactccgaaacacccctagagacttatttgacatggggaatggaagtagagatgacatcgttgaaagatcagaaactttgctttttccagaacaaaacttaaatgaaaatatccctagtactagtacacaatttcaatgggttcgtcaggatgtggacgaagatatttacgatttatgatgtagtaagattttatgatttttatttatatgtaatgttataattttaacattggtcacgttatataatttaactattttatatttactattgttgttatttcttactaaaactttaactattttatgtgttgcaggaaaaatgcctagaagaagattaagaGATCTTAGTATTGTACAGAATACTACAAATTCGAAAGAAGTAAGTACTGAACAGCAGACAATTGTTGGATCTTCAAgtgtgccggagacacttgacgagtctgtggaatttcaaagtaatgttaagtttattttacaaattgtattaaattttattacttatttatttttaaatttgaatatagtaataatatattatttttcagctgaaaatggtgggacgcgcagaggtcgaggacgtacgctcctaatagatttatataacttaaattctgtcgaacgtgtcaaagtaactagaaacagccatggtcagcctgttggacaagaagctcgacttttagcaggctatttgggcattatagcacgaaatgccaatatgttgcccatcaactacgaatcatggcataacatgcctgatagcaataaaaatcaagctctctctaatattaaggtaacaaaacgttaatgtaatttataatactttggtttaagtttcatttatatttaattcctaaacttgtgttttttaggagaggtttgctttagaggtctctgatgcctatatcaagaaggcattgggtaaaaaatggagagaacATAAAAGCAGtttgaaaaaagaatattttaaaaaaaccatAAGCCTTgaagaaaaattgcaaaatgtcccaccgggaatgctgaggtaccaatgggaagatgcgattcgattttggaattcgaagaaaggagaggtattatgtacttgcaaactcttataaattttttggtttatagtatttactatatacgtaataataatttcattatgtaggaccgtgagcgagttggaacaagcagcaggcaaaaacaaaaatttaagcaCACGACAGGGTCaagaagttttgcttgtgtagctcagGCCGCAGTACTATGgatttattaattctatcaaGTATTAAtgactttttactattaaataatatttttactactatattgtaggaagcctcgtctggtcaaaaagttggacgccttcagctttttgacattatgCACAGGAAAAAAGATGGAACTCCGATGACATCTgaggctgcagaaattatggtatatttacttattaaaatttgattcattataaatatttataatatttaattataatgttttaattcgttgtttttattaatttaatttaaataatgttatgttgtattcctttttattgtatatttcatttctaactctttgactgatttattaggagaaactaaaagatAAGAAGGTAGAGTATGAAGCGACTACTttgactgatagttctgttaattttgaggatattgataacagaattattaataaagttttgggtcctgaaaggtatggtagggttagatttcaaggatctggtgttaacccgacccaatattttggatccacctTGCACCAATACATGCCTTCCAGGAATCAAAGtgaagctgaagttcagaggctaAAAGATCAGATAGTTCATATACAAGCTAGCACAGATGAGCAAATTTctcaacttagagcggaggcaaCAGTGAAGGAGGCGGAGCAGAACAGAAAATACAAtgaactccagctacagcttcagtcTATGATGATTATGTTCCAGCAATTTCaaaatccgccatcttagacatttgctttcttgtaacttttaacattattgtaagaatattttgaatattcatttacaatttatataatatatttttcgtataattttgtattatttaaatttgcgggttttggttggatttcatggtatttgctgtttttggttgaatttcttGTAGGAGGGTTGGATATAGGTGCAAAAATACATATTGCAAAACTAggcaaattagcggcgtttttttataaaAGCGCTGTTAAAGGTCCctgtctttagcggcgcttttttaaaaaatgtcGCTAAAGATAGGgacctttagcagcgttttttcaAACAAACGCTGTTAATTTTAGCGGCGTTACATATAGCaacgttttttgcggcgcttgggaAAGCACTGCTAAAAGTATTAGCTGtgcttaaaaacgccgctaaaggtagaaaaaaatgccgctaaaagtctgttttcctgTAGTGTTTTCTgaggcatattgtgtcagcatcgggtattcgagtcgattcgagtaagatttcggcaataatggattggaagccttcgagaaatgtatcagaagt
The sequence above is drawn from the Gossypium hirsutum isolate 1008001.06 chromosome A05, Gossypium_hirsutum_v2.1, whole genome shotgun sequence genome and encodes:
- the LOC107960527 gene encoding uncharacterized protein is translated as MHRKKDGTPMTSEAAEIMEKLKDKKVEYEATTLTDSSVNFEDIDNRIINKVLGPERYGRVRFQGSGVNPTQYFGSTLHQYMPSRNQSEAEVQRLKDQIVHIQASTDEQISQLRAEATVKEAEQNRKYNELQLQLQSMMIMFQQFQNPPS